In one Candidatus Hydrogenedentota bacterium genomic region, the following are encoded:
- a CDS encoding CoA-acylating methylmalonate-semialdehyde dehydrogenase, which yields MSLEKKLSNYVGGAWKRSSATEYAPILNPATQEHIADVPHSTAAEVDEAARAAAAAFPEWRRTPATDRVQFLFRLKSILEDAKDELARVCTTECGKTFAESLGEIRRGIENIETACGVPTLMQGTNNEDIARGIDEHMFRQPLGVTSIIAPFNFPCMIPLWFLPYALATGNCVIVKPSDKCPVTQQRLFEMIDTLGLPPGVLQLVNGAKETVDAILDHPTIRSVSMVGSTGAARYIYRRAAENGKRVQCQGGAKNPVVIMPDADMEMTTNILADSAFGCAGQRCLALSVGITVGDARMEFTERFCAAAENRVVGYGLDAGVETGPVISKDRVPYLEEMIGVGEREGAKVIVDGRGKKPRGYEQGNFVYPTVLDEVPHKGELATTEMFGPVFSLMHARDLDEAIAMVNDRGYGNMACIFTSDGAAARRFRNEAYAGNIGVNVGVAAPMAFFPFSGWGDSFFGDLHGQSHHAVEFFTETKVVVERWPREWSRKF from the coding sequence ATGAGCCTGGAAAAGAAGTTATCCAACTACGTGGGCGGGGCATGGAAGCGCTCGTCTGCGACCGAATACGCTCCCATTCTGAATCCCGCGACGCAAGAGCACATTGCCGATGTGCCCCATTCCACGGCGGCGGAGGTCGATGAGGCGGCGCGCGCGGCAGCGGCGGCGTTTCCCGAGTGGCGGCGCACGCCAGCGACCGATCGCGTGCAGTTTCTGTTTCGGTTGAAGTCGATTCTCGAAGACGCCAAGGATGAGCTGGCGCGAGTCTGCACAACGGAGTGCGGCAAGACGTTTGCGGAAAGTTTGGGGGAGATTCGACGCGGAATCGAGAACATTGAAACGGCATGCGGCGTGCCCACGCTGATGCAGGGGACGAACAACGAAGACATCGCGCGCGGCATCGACGAGCATATGTTCCGCCAGCCGTTGGGCGTGACGTCGATCATCGCGCCGTTCAATTTCCCGTGCATGATACCGCTATGGTTCCTGCCGTATGCTCTCGCTACGGGGAACTGCGTGATCGTGAAACCCAGCGACAAGTGCCCGGTCACGCAGCAGCGGTTGTTCGAGATGATCGATACGCTCGGATTGCCGCCGGGAGTACTGCAACTTGTGAACGGTGCGAAAGAAACGGTCGACGCAATTCTCGATCATCCTACGATCCGATCCGTGAGCATGGTCGGGTCGACGGGGGCTGCGCGCTACATCTATCGGCGGGCCGCGGAAAACGGCAAGCGCGTCCAGTGTCAGGGCGGCGCGAAGAACCCAGTAGTGATCATGCCCGACGCCGATATGGAGATGACTACGAACATTCTCGCGGATTCTGCATTTGGTTGCGCGGGGCAACGGTGCCTTGCGCTGTCTGTGGGCATTACCGTGGGCGATGCGCGAATGGAATTCACGGAGCGGTTCTGCGCAGCGGCAGAGAACCGCGTGGTGGGGTATGGTCTGGACGCGGGCGTCGAGACGGGGCCGGTCATTTCCAAAGACCGCGTGCCGTATCTGGAAGAGATGATCGGAGTGGGCGAGCGGGAGGGAGCGAAGGTGATCGTGGACGGGCGCGGCAAGAAACCGCGTGGTTACGAGCAAGGCAATTTCGTATACCCGACCGTGCTCGATGAGGTGCCGCATAAGGGCGAATTGGCGACTACTGAGATGTTTGGTCCGGTGTTCAGCCTGATGCACGCGCGCGATCTGGATGAGGCCATCGCGATGGTGAACGATCGCGGTTACGGCAACATGGCGTGCATTTTCACGAGCGATGGCGCGGCGGCGCGTCGGTTTCGAAACGAGGCCTACGCAGGCAACATCGGCGTCAACGTGGGTGTCGCGGCCCCGATGGCGTTCTTTCCGTTCAGCGGTTGGGGCGATAGTTTCTTTGGCGATTTACACGGACAAAGCCATCATGCCGTGGAGTTCTTCACCGAGACTAAGGTCGTCGTGGAACGTTGGCCGAGGGAATGGAGTAGGAAGTTTTAG
- the iolC gene encoding 5-dehydro-2-deoxygluconokinase, which produces MGRSSIDLYSNDVGAPFERIQSFAAYVGGSPTNISVGARRLGLKTAILTGLGEDPVGDFILDFLEREGVETKFLHRKPGHRTSAVVLGIEPPDKFPLVYYRDNCADIELTIDDVLASPIADSRVFQFAGTNLSKEPSRSATFFAAELARSAGTEVIFDIDFRPDQWHDPRAFGVMARAILPLVDIVIGTEDEINAAMLRDPNQVSVTHSQVSDTKVSGNVDEAIERLLAYGPKALLQKRGADGLRIHLPKPSGTAERIDAPGFPVEVYNILGAGDAFAAGFLFGYLSGNSWYEAGRFATACGAIVVTKHGCANFMPTRDELMTFIEQHGGL; this is translated from the coding sequence ATGGGACGCTCCTCCATCGATCTCTATAGCAACGATGTCGGAGCGCCCTTTGAGCGCATACAGAGTTTCGCAGCCTACGTCGGCGGTTCTCCGACCAACATCAGCGTGGGCGCCCGGCGCCTTGGTCTGAAGACTGCCATTCTCACCGGGCTTGGCGAAGACCCCGTTGGTGATTTCATCCTGGATTTCCTGGAGCGCGAAGGCGTGGAGACGAAATTCCTGCATCGCAAACCGGGGCATCGCACGAGCGCAGTCGTTCTGGGTATCGAGCCTCCGGACAAGTTTCCCTTGGTCTACTACCGAGATAACTGCGCGGACATCGAACTGACCATCGATGACGTGCTCGCCTCGCCAATCGCCGATAGCCGCGTCTTTCAGTTCGCGGGCACCAACCTGTCCAAAGAACCCAGCCGCAGCGCGACCTTCTTCGCCGCCGAACTCGCGAGAAGTGCCGGCACCGAGGTCATTTTCGACATCGATTTCAGGCCCGATCAGTGGCACGACCCTCGCGCGTTTGGTGTGATGGCCCGCGCCATACTGCCTCTGGTCGATATCGTCATCGGCACGGAAGACGAAATCAACGCAGCCATGCTTCGCGATCCCAATCAGGTCTCCGTCACCCACTCTCAGGTCTCCGACACCAAAGTCAGCGGCAACGTGGATGAAGCCATTGAGCGTTTGCTCGCATACGGTCCCAAAGCGCTGCTGCAAAAGCGCGGCGCGGATGGACTGCGCATCCATTTGCCCAAGCCTTCGGGCACGGCGGAGCGAATTGACGCGCCGGGATTCCCCGTGGAGGTGTACAACATTCTCGGCGCGGGCGACGCGTTTGCGGCAGGTTTTCTGTTCGGATATCTCAGCGGCAATTCATGGTACGAAGCCGGACGTTTTGCGACGGCCTGCGGGGCAATTGTGGTGACCAAACACGGCTGCGCGAACTTCATGCCGACGCGCGACGAACTCATGACGTTTATCGAACAACACGGGGGGCTCTAG
- the iolB gene encoding 5-deoxy-glucuronate isomerase, translating to MLKPQQYTTENLLIRPQYNSADSDLILSITPEQAGWEHISFQARRLATGASWSFDTRNCESAFVNLSGRYSVKSNRGEWANIGSRANVFDGPAHALYLPRNTAFTVTADIGGEFAVAWVPTDIDHDPWLIEPESVPISIRGGDNVSRQINDLLPPGSPVHRLVLVEVYTPSGNWSSYPPHKHDEHHTDMSGAIVEADLEEVYFYKFDRPEGYAIQRVYTDESCPLHRAGYPIDALLRPEENCAVLVPEGYHPVASAPGYTTYYLNVLSGSAQSLASRDDPRYSWVKETYRHKDERLPLY from the coding sequence ATGCTGAAACCACAGCAATACACAACCGAAAATCTGCTCATCCGGCCGCAGTACAATTCCGCCGATTCGGACCTGATTCTCTCCATCACACCCGAGCAGGCCGGATGGGAGCACATCTCATTTCAGGCAAGACGCCTCGCGACAGGCGCTTCGTGGTCCTTCGACACTCGAAACTGTGAGTCTGCCTTCGTCAACCTCAGTGGACGCTACTCGGTCAAGAGCAATCGCGGCGAATGGGCCAACATCGGCTCACGAGCAAACGTCTTCGACGGCCCCGCACACGCCCTCTACTTGCCGCGCAACACTGCATTTACCGTCACCGCCGACATCGGCGGCGAATTCGCCGTGGCCTGGGTGCCCACGGACATCGATCATGACCCCTGGCTAATCGAACCCGAGTCAGTGCCCATCTCCATACGCGGGGGCGACAACGTCAGCCGTCAGATCAACGACCTCTTGCCGCCAGGCTCCCCCGTTCACCGCTTAGTCCTCGTCGAAGTCTACACCCCCAGCGGCAACTGGAGCAGCTATCCACCGCACAAGCACGACGAGCACCACACAGACATGTCCGGAGCGATTGTCGAAGCCGATCTGGAGGAGGTCTACTTCTACAAGTTCGACCGTCCTGAAGGTTATGCAATCCAACGCGTGTATACAGACGAAAGCTGCCCGTTGCATCGCGCGGGCTATCCCATTGATGCGCTTCTCAGGCCCGAAGAGAATTGCGCTGTGCTTGTGCCCGAAGGGTACCATCCCGTCGCAAGCGCGCCGGGATACACCACCTACTACCTGAATGTACTGAGCGGCAGCGCGCAGAGTCTCGCGAGCCGCGATGACCCACGCTATTCCTGGGTAAAAGAAACCTATCGGCACAAGGACGAACGGTTGCCGTTGTATTGA
- a CDS encoding protein kinase has protein sequence MDKDRSLLFGVLGISLRHFSAEQIQQFTAEWEIEPSQSLPERLLSAGIVTPQVFETLNSITDLVVKVHGGDAGAALRAFGGETTIIAPIDHPTLTDPFFSAEASSLPEVEGVQEFPGRYSDIGEHGRGGFGRVLLVHDSHLDRDIAMKELLPVELNEAPPGTPAPGTDPNTPTRKTLEVVSRFLREARVTSQLEHPSVVPVYELGRRSDGTLYYTMRFVRGNTLSAAFRQRKTLTQRLELLPHFVDLCNAIAYAHSRGIIHRDIKPGNVMVGDFGETAVLDWGLAKSLNHTETHTWELRETMRAMHVDDEEAVTKTLYGRALGTPAYVSPEQALGRLDEIRERSDVYSLGAVLYELLTGRVPYVGITAHDVLEKVVSGPPRPVHEVESQVPPELAAICQKAMAHDSEKRYASAKELADEIQRFLSGALVNAYRYSLSQRLVRYVAKRKAVFATAGAALLILVAVVAASYSRVVSERDKAVVAREMAEERLYETSILLANDEVKRRCFDLAVANLDLAPQKHRNWEWNYLKRKCHQDLLTWRVHTRPIVSADLSPDKKTLLTASYDGTVRIVDLATWQTLHLFTNFSGRLEEVEFSPDGRRILVGCSDGAIYVKDAGTRSELFALRNDGKDRIAHFTAAGNRIFTYGTNEPVRFWDSSTGEELRSFSNQAKDSSRAEVSSDGSRVFIFGKSHSITLFDSESGAELGSIEVPGCRKVAYSSKASRLITVGRDKMVSLWDANSFSLLGALPTDLERTNILALTPDESSVVVAGLPGDVYVFRLNPFELAARYTCHSEIITNISFNTAGTLMATSSTDRTVSVSDLVAGSVVATFEGHSGIVNGAFFLQDERKVLSFSEDESVKVWSLDGSPNAAVFVQNAHKLGLNDGVFSPDGKYVVYLGQDYAAGLWDAKTHETKLELREHKGNVTHAGWSPDSSRFVTASAKSLINHETDSGHALFQADDFAHELRVVRYSPNGDSILVGLADGTIQLRDPANGSAIITFAGGGAELSTALFTPDAAHIVAGYNSGKILIWNSKDGVNLEARAGDNNAVVDLAISPNGSRFVAVIFPSITEIYDTPSGHILRQNQHTVTALHNCAYSPDGKHIAVITTDNPVELLDSDGNPECTLSGHTQIVKMVTFSPDSKRVITASYDSTARIWDINTGKELLCLEGHRDQVSSARFSPDGETIATASWDGDMRFWSGASPNPIDINE, from the coding sequence GTGGACAAGGATCGGAGTCTTCTTTTCGGGGTACTCGGCATCTCGCTTCGTCACTTTTCCGCCGAGCAGATCCAGCAATTCACCGCAGAATGGGAAATCGAGCCTTCCCAAAGTCTGCCGGAACGGCTATTGTCTGCAGGCATCGTTACTCCTCAAGTCTTCGAGACTCTGAACAGCATCACGGACCTCGTCGTTAAAGTACATGGCGGCGACGCAGGAGCCGCATTGCGTGCGTTTGGCGGCGAGACGACAATCATCGCACCCATTGATCACCCCACCTTGACGGATCCGTTTTTTTCCGCTGAGGCATCCTCGTTACCCGAAGTGGAAGGTGTGCAAGAATTTCCGGGACGATACTCGGATATTGGCGAACACGGCCGCGGCGGCTTTGGCCGAGTACTTCTGGTACACGATTCTCATCTTGATCGCGACATCGCGATGAAGGAACTCCTGCCCGTCGAACTGAACGAGGCTCCACCAGGAACACCCGCTCCTGGTACGGATCCCAACACACCCACGCGTAAGACTCTCGAGGTCGTGTCGCGGTTCCTGCGTGAAGCTCGAGTTACCAGTCAATTGGAGCACCCGTCTGTCGTTCCCGTCTATGAATTGGGCCGGCGCAGCGATGGAACCCTTTACTACACCATGCGCTTTGTGCGCGGCAATACGCTTTCCGCGGCGTTCAGACAAAGAAAAACGCTCACTCAACGTTTGGAGCTGCTGCCTCACTTCGTGGACTTGTGCAACGCCATTGCTTACGCGCACTCCAGAGGGATCATCCATCGCGACATCAAGCCGGGCAACGTCATGGTGGGCGATTTCGGCGAGACTGCCGTGCTGGACTGGGGACTAGCCAAATCGCTGAATCATACGGAGACGCACACGTGGGAACTCCGCGAGACGATGCGAGCCATGCATGTCGACGATGAAGAAGCCGTAACCAAGACGCTCTATGGCCGCGCGTTGGGTACCCCGGCGTATGTATCCCCCGAGCAGGCCTTGGGCAGACTCGACGAGATCCGCGAACGATCCGACGTCTACTCCCTCGGCGCAGTCTTGTACGAATTGCTGACGGGACGCGTCCCGTACGTTGGCATCACGGCCCACGATGTTTTGGAGAAGGTCGTTTCCGGACCGCCGCGCCCCGTTCACGAAGTGGAGTCCCAAGTCCCGCCTGAACTGGCCGCCATCTGCCAAAAGGCTATGGCACATGATTCGGAAAAACGGTATGCGAGCGCCAAGGAACTCGCCGACGAAATCCAGCGCTTCCTGTCCGGGGCGTTGGTCAATGCCTATCGCTATTCGTTGTCGCAACGTCTTGTGCGATACGTCGCAAAGAGAAAGGCCGTTTTCGCAACCGCGGGCGCCGCGCTACTGATTCTCGTTGCGGTAGTGGCTGCATCTTACTCGCGCGTCGTCAGCGAGAGAGACAAAGCAGTCGTCGCGCGAGAAATGGCAGAAGAGCGGTTGTACGAAACCAGCATCCTGCTGGCCAACGACGAGGTAAAGCGAAGGTGCTTCGATCTCGCCGTCGCGAACCTCGATCTCGCGCCACAGAAACACCGCAATTGGGAATGGAACTACCTGAAGAGAAAATGCCATCAGGATCTACTAACGTGGCGCGTTCACACAAGGCCAATCGTCAGCGCGGATTTGAGTCCTGACAAGAAAACTCTACTCACGGCCAGCTATGACGGAACGGTCAGGATCGTAGACCTTGCCACCTGGCAGACACTTCATCTCTTCACCAATTTCTCCGGCCGTCTTGAAGAGGTAGAATTCAGCCCGGACGGCAGGCGCATTCTTGTCGGATGCTCCGACGGTGCCATTTACGTCAAGGATGCTGGGACGAGATCCGAGTTGTTCGCTCTTCGCAACGACGGGAAGGACAGAATCGCCCATTTCACCGCCGCCGGGAATCGAATCTTCACATACGGCACCAACGAGCCGGTCCGCTTTTGGGACTCCTCCACCGGCGAGGAACTGCGCTCCTTCTCCAATCAAGCGAAGGACTCCAGCAGAGCTGAAGTCAGCAGCGATGGATCACGTGTGTTTATCTTCGGCAAATCGCACTCAATAACGCTGTTTGATTCTGAAAGCGGAGCAGAGCTGGGAAGTATCGAGGTACCCGGTTGTCGCAAAGTTGCTTACTCATCAAAGGCGTCGCGCCTGATCACCGTGGGTCGCGACAAAATGGTCAGCCTATGGGATGCCAACAGCTTCTCGCTTTTGGGAGCCTTGCCAACAGACCTTGAGAGAACCAACATCCTCGCACTGACCCCAGACGAATCGAGTGTGGTTGTCGCGGGACTTCCGGGAGATGTCTACGTCTTTCGCCTGAATCCATTTGAGCTCGCGGCCCGATACACCTGCCATTCGGAGATAATTACTAACATAAGCTTCAACACGGCAGGCACGCTCATGGCTACGAGTTCAACCGACCGCACCGTCTCGGTTTCCGATCTCGTCGCTGGTAGTGTTGTCGCGACGTTTGAGGGACATTCTGGGATTGTGAACGGCGCGTTCTTTCTTCAGGACGAACGAAAGGTCCTGAGTTTTTCTGAAGATGAAAGCGTTAAGGTGTGGAGCTTGGATGGATCCCCCAATGCGGCCGTCTTTGTGCAAAACGCGCACAAACTGGGTCTCAATGACGGGGTCTTCAGTCCGGATGGAAAGTACGTTGTTTATCTTGGACAAGACTACGCCGCGGGTCTATGGGATGCCAAGACACACGAAACCAAACTCGAGCTTCGCGAACACAAGGGCAATGTCACTCATGCCGGCTGGAGTCCGGATTCGAGCCGCTTTGTCACGGCTTCTGCGAAATCGCTCATCAACCACGAAACCGATTCTGGACATGCCCTGTTCCAAGCCGATGACTTCGCCCATGAATTGCGCGTTGTTCGGTACAGTCCCAATGGCGACTCGATTCTCGTTGGACTCGCCGATGGAACGATACAACTGCGAGATCCGGCAAATGGAAGTGCCATCATTACCTTTGCGGGCGGTGGCGCAGAACTCTCGACGGCGCTCTTCACCCCTGATGCGGCACACATCGTTGCGGGCTACAACTCCGGAAAGATCCTCATCTGGAACAGCAAGGACGGCGTCAATCTCGAGGCAAGAGCCGGCGACAATAACGCAGTCGTGGACTTAGCCATAAGCCCGAACGGATCCCGCTTTGTGGCTGTTATCTTCCCAAGCATCACCGAAATCTACGATACTCCGAGCGGGCATATTCTCAGACAGAACCAGCATACCGTTACTGCCCTGCACAATTGCGCCTACAGCCCTGACGGTAAGCATATTGCCGTCATAACAACAGATAATCCCGTGGAACTTCTGGATTCGGATGGGAATCCCGAATGCACACTCAGCGGACACACCCAAATTGTCAAAATGGTGACGTTCAGTCCCGATTCCAAACGCGTTATTACTGCATCATACGATTCCACGGCACGGATCTGGGATATCAACACCGGCAAAGAACTCTTGTGCCTGGAAGGACACCGCGATCAAGTGTCCAGTGCCCGCTTCAGTCCGGATGGAGAGACCATTGCGACGGCATCCTGGGATGGGGATATGCGCTTCTGGAGCGGCGCATCTCCAAATCCCATTGATATAAATGAGTAG
- the iolD gene encoding 3D-(3,5/4)-trihydroxycyclohexane-1,2-dione acylhydrolase (decyclizing): MAQALVLFLKNQYSERDGVEQPFFAGCFGIFGHGCIAGVGQALQQYPDFRYFQCRNEQAMVHTAAAFAKTTNRLRTFACLSSIGPGATNMLTGAAGATVNRLPVLLLPGDIFARRNVAPVLQQLESGQSQDISVNDCFKPVSRYWDRINRPDQLISALPEAMRVLTSPLDTGAVTLAIPQDVQTEAYDYPEELFRKRVWHVPRMRPDSHMLNRAAEWIRASKRPLIVAGGGVIYSDATETLRAFVDQTGIPVGETMAGKGSLRYDHPLNLGAIGVTGTSAANPIARDADLVIGIGTRYSDFTTASKTAFQNPGVRFININVGEFDAYKHGALPLVGDARAVLQELCATLNGYMTPPTYQELCKKLHDEWEAEVDRLYAIRNRPLPSQGELIGAVNELGKPDGIMVCASGSMPGDLHKLWRTRHPKNYHLEYGYSCMGYEIAGGLGIKMAAPDKEVYVIVGDGGYLMLSAEIVTSIQEGHKLIVILFDNHGYKSIGSLSRSIGQEGFGTRYAYRKEGQLQGDGAGAEVETLSVDFAANARSLGANVITCKSYEDFAGAIDAAHQAERTTLIYVENDRYVNVPGYDSWWDVPVAEVSEMPSVQEARKNWESMRSKERYYLK, from the coding sequence ATGGCGCAAGCTTTGGTCCTCTTTCTGAAGAACCAGTACTCGGAACGCGACGGTGTCGAGCAACCGTTCTTCGCGGGTTGCTTCGGCATCTTTGGGCACGGCTGCATCGCGGGCGTCGGTCAGGCGCTACAGCAATACCCCGACTTCCGCTACTTTCAGTGCCGCAACGAACAGGCCATGGTGCACACGGCGGCTGCCTTCGCGAAAACGACGAACCGTCTTCGCACCTTCGCCTGCCTGTCCTCCATTGGACCAGGCGCCACCAACATGCTCACCGGAGCAGCCGGAGCCACGGTCAACCGCTTGCCTGTTCTTCTGCTGCCGGGGGACATCTTTGCGCGCCGAAACGTAGCCCCCGTCCTGCAGCAACTCGAATCGGGACAGTCGCAGGATATATCCGTTAACGACTGCTTCAAACCCGTCAGCCGTTACTGGGATCGTATCAATCGCCCCGACCAACTGATCTCCGCGTTGCCGGAAGCGATGCGTGTCCTGACGAGCCCGCTCGATACCGGCGCGGTCACACTGGCTATTCCGCAGGATGTTCAGACCGAGGCTTACGACTATCCCGAGGAACTCTTCCGCAAACGCGTATGGCACGTACCGCGCATGCGCCCCGACTCGCACATGCTGAATCGCGCCGCGGAGTGGATTCGCGCAAGCAAAAGGCCACTCATCGTCGCGGGCGGCGGCGTAATCTACAGCGACGCAACGGAGACCTTGCGCGCCTTCGTGGACCAGACCGGCATTCCAGTCGGCGAGACCATGGCGGGCAAAGGAAGCCTGCGTTATGACCACCCGCTCAACCTCGGAGCCATTGGTGTTACTGGCACATCCGCCGCCAATCCCATCGCACGCGATGCGGACCTCGTCATCGGCATCGGCACGCGGTACAGCGATTTCACGACCGCCAGCAAGACGGCATTCCAAAACCCCGGCGTGCGGTTCATCAACATCAACGTCGGCGAATTCGACGCATACAAACACGGCGCCTTGCCGCTCGTGGGCGACGCGCGCGCGGTGCTGCAGGAACTCTGCGCAACGTTGAACGGCTATATGACTCCGCCCACATACCAGGAACTGTGCAAGAAGCTGCACGACGAATGGGAAGCGGAAGTCGACAGGCTGTATGCGATCCGAAATAGACCCCTTCCAAGCCAGGGTGAACTAATAGGGGCCGTCAACGAGTTAGGCAAACCCGACGGCATCATGGTGTGCGCATCGGGCAGCATGCCCGGCGATCTGCACAAATTGTGGCGGACACGGCATCCCAAGAACTACCACCTCGAATACGGCTACAGTTGCATGGGCTACGAAATCGCCGGCGGACTCGGCATAAAGATGGCCGCGCCCGACAAAGAGGTTTATGTGATCGTGGGCGACGGCGGTTACCTCATGCTCTCTGCCGAAATCGTTACCTCCATCCAGGAAGGACACAAGCTCATCGTCATTCTCTTTGACAATCACGGTTATAAGAGTATCGGTTCGCTCAGCCGGTCCATCGGACAAGAAGGTTTCGGCACACGCTACGCGTACCGGAAAGAAGGACAACTCCAGGGCGACGGCGCTGGCGCCGAAGTGGAGACGCTCAGTGTCGATTTCGCGGCCAATGCGCGCAGCCTCGGCGCAAACGTGATTACCTGCAAGTCCTACGAAGATTTCGCCGGGGCCATCGACGCGGCACACCAAGCAGAGCGAACCACGCTCATCTACGTCGAGAACGATCGCTACGTCAATGTGCCCGGATACGACAGTTGGTGGGACGTACCCGTCGCGGAAGTCAGCGAGATGCCTTCCGTCCAAGAAGCCCGCAAGAATTGGGAATCCATGCGCTCTAAAGAACGCTATTACTTGAAGTAA
- the fbaA gene encoding class II fructose-bisphosphate aldolase, with protein MPVADHATYCAMLDKALDEHYAYPAINVLQIDTLNAAIEGFAAAKSDGIVQISVAAGTHTSGALNDPVLGAITLAEHAHRLAEKYDVTIAVHSDHCPTEKVDSFLKPLIAETARRRVAGQPALFQSHMYDGSGLPLTDNLKYARELLRLCADNGIVLEVEAGVVGGEEDGMRGDHSAKLYSTPEDMIAVYETLSRESGARFMLAATFGNVHGVYKPGQVQLKPAILKAGQDAVVAKFGEKARLWLVFHGGSGSSTEEIHETLEYGVVKMNIHTDTQYAFTRGVVDHVMKNYDGVLMIDGEVGRKNDYLASTWLNRGKAMMVKRVVEACEVLRSAGKSLTAC; from the coding sequence ATGCCAGTTGCGGACCATGCAACCTACTGCGCCATGCTCGACAAAGCACTGGACGAGCACTACGCGTATCCCGCCATCAACGTGCTGCAAATCGACACGCTGAACGCGGCCATCGAAGGGTTTGCGGCCGCAAAAAGCGATGGCATTGTCCAGATTTCGGTCGCCGCGGGCACGCACACATCGGGCGCATTGAACGATCCCGTCCTCGGGGCCATCACGCTAGCGGAACACGCGCACCGCCTCGCCGAGAAGTACGATGTGACCATTGCCGTGCATTCCGACCATTGCCCCACGGAGAAGGTTGACTCGTTCTTAAAACCTCTAATAGCCGAAACGGCGCGACGGCGCGTCGCCGGACAGCCTGCCCTTTTCCAAAGTCACATGTACGACGGCAGCGGTCTGCCCTTGACTGACAACCTTAAATACGCGCGCGAACTTCTGCGCCTCTGCGCCGACAACGGCATCGTGCTCGAAGTAGAAGCCGGAGTCGTGGGTGGTGAAGAAGACGGCATGCGCGGAGACCACAGCGCAAAACTCTACTCCACTCCCGAAGACATGATCGCCGTCTACGAAACGTTGAGCCGAGAGTCGGGTGCGCGTTTCATGCTCGCCGCGACATTCGGCAACGTGCACGGCGTCTACAAGCCCGGACAGGTTCAGCTCAAGCCTGCCATTCTCAAGGCCGGTCAAGACGCCGTGGTTGCGAAGTTCGGCGAAAAGGCCCGCCTGTGGCTCGTCTTTCACGGCGGTTCGGGATCGAGCACGGAGGAAATTCACGAGACCCTCGAGTATGGCGTCGTCAAGATGAACATTCACACCGACACGCAATATGCGTTCACACGCGGCGTCGTCGATCACGTAATGAAGAATTACGACGGCGTCTTGATGATCGACGGCGAAGTCGGCAGAAAGAACGACTACCTCGCCAGTACGTGGCTGAATCGAGGCAAGGCCATGATGGTGAAACGCGTTGTGGAAGCGTGCGAAGTGCTGCGCTCCGCGGGCAAGAGCCTTACCGCATGCTGA
- a CDS encoding carboxypeptidase-like regulatory domain-containing protein: MPRKSTPPVKKTAAKKAAVKKPAKKPVKITFTAKVIDSSTKQPLPKVRVSVFAKGKRTANDTKLTDAQGKARLSTPPSKAYCLAAEKQEYFKTSVETTSLVDYVVSTILLTPEKTEAEKLRTNVDISFVVYNCSTLEPIQGATCTMKLLPNGPTYTATTDADGIATFNVPANHSYDLKVTKSGYTDVTISNVYLNSYSSGREFDFPLCPQ; encoded by the coding sequence ATGCCTCGGAAGTCGACGCCACCTGTTAAAAAGACCGCTGCAAAGAAGGCTGCCGTCAAGAAGCCGGCAAAGAAACCGGTCAAAATCACCTTCACCGCGAAAGTCATCGACAGTAGCACCAAACAACCGCTTCCAAAGGTCAGAGTATCCGTTTTTGCGAAGGGCAAGCGTACAGCCAATGACACCAAGCTTACTGACGCCCAGGGAAAGGCCAGGCTCTCCACGCCTCCGAGCAAGGCCTACTGTCTCGCCGCGGAAAAGCAAGAGTATTTCAAGACATCGGTGGAAACCACATCCTTGGTGGACTATGTCGTCAGTACCATCCTCCTCACTCCCGAAAAGACCGAAGCAGAGAAACTTCGTACAAACGTTGATATCTCATTCGTTGTCTACAATTGCTCCACCCTGGAGCCTATCCAGGGCGCGACATGCACCATGAAGCTTCTTCCCAACGGACCGACCTATACTGCGACAACAGACGCTGACGGCATAGCGACATTCAATGTCCCGGCAAATCACTCCTACGACCTGAAGGTTACGAAGTCGGGCTATACGGACGTCACAATCTCGAATGTGTACTTGAACTCCTACTCCAGCGGGCGCGAGTTCGATTTCCCGCTCTGCCCACAATAG